The Phaeocystidibacter marisrubri genomic interval CTATGATATCTCTAATTTTTCTAACATTGGAGAAACGGATCGTTTCCGTGTAACGCCAAACAATCAGACTATTCCACACAATGCACATGTGTTGAATGAATTCGTTGTGACAAGCTACTACACGTACGGACTTCAGATCTTGGATGCGAAAGATCCTTCTTGGTTGATTGAAGTGGGCCAGTACGACAGTTCCCCTTTGTCTGGTGATGGCTACGACGGAGCTTGGGGAGCTTACCCTTTCCTGCCTAGTGGCAATGCCTTAATTACAGATATTCAAGAAGGGTTATTCGTGGTTTCTCCATCCTATACCGCGGCGGCTCGTCTTTATGGATCTGTAGAAGACAGCGTATCGGGTACTTTGTTGCCGAATGCAAAAGTATACTTGAAGGCGAATGCAGACTCAGTAGCACTAAATCCTTTAGACGCCAGCTTTAAACGTCATCATGTTGGGAGTTTCATCGATACTATTGAGATTAAAATGGCGGGATATCGCGATTTGAAACTTCCTGTTTCTTATCTCGAAGGTGGTTTGGATACGGTTGTATTCAAGATGCTGCCCATTGATTTCTCAGTTTCCGAAGAGAATTCATCTCAATTGGTTATGGCTCCCAATCCAGCGATTGATGCTGTGACCATTCAGTCGGAGGAAGGCCTCAAAGGAGCAGAGGTGAGTGTGATTGACCTAACGGGTAAAGTTGTTTATTCCAAAGCTTGGAACTCGGGAAGTACCGAAATGAAATTGAATCTCGATTTGGCTTCTGGTGTTTACCTGATCAAAGTGAGTGGCTCTAAGGTAAACTGGACTGAACGTCTGGTAATCCGATAAGAACATCAACTCGTACAAATATAGAGAGCTCCCAATGTGGAGCTCTTTTTTTTGTGTGGAAGAAATATTAGAAGTTCGGCTTGAGAAGATACTTGGTGTAGAATTCGTCGATATGTGCTACGGCATCTTCTGCAGTATCTACGACTTTAAAAAGGTCGAGGTCATTTTCTGAAATATTGTGGTACTTGGTTAGAACGGTTGTTTTAATCCAGTCGATCAATCCTCCCCAAAATTCAGTACCTACAAGTACAACTGGGAACTTCCCGATTTTATGTGTTTGAATGAGCGTCATAGATTCGAAAAACTCATCCAAGGTTCCAAATCCACCGGGCATGACCACAAATCCTTGACTGTATTTTACGAACATCACCTTCCTCACGAAGAAGTAATCGAACATTAAGTTCTTGTCTTCATCAATAAAAGGATTGTGATTTTGCTCAAATGGCAAGTCGATATTGAGACCAACGGAGGCACCCATGCCTGCTTTGGCGCCTTTGTTACCAGCTTCCATGATACCCGGACCACCTCCTGTGATAACTCCATATCCCTTGCGCGCTAAGCGTTCGGCGATATCGGAAGCCAGTTTGTAGTAGGGATCATCGGACTGGGTTCGGGCTGAACCAAAGATGCTAACGCAGGGACCAATTCTAGAGAGATGTTCGTATCCATTCACGAACTCACTCATGATTTTGAAAATAGCCCAACTGTCGTTGGTTTTAGTTTCGTTCCAATTCTTGCG includes:
- a CDS encoding choice-of-anchor B family protein; the protein is MKKHILALVAFVVMGMVAHAQTNVTFLNQKTYSANLNDVWGYVDADSNEYALVGVRNGFSVVDVTDPSNLVEQFFIPGKPSTWRDIKTWDHFAYVMHDYAGGASPNNGLLIVDLDSMTNPTYEFMYPKYIANDSIVADSATRSHNLWIDENGFLYIFGADVALGGALIYDIATDPWHPEYVGIFNSAYLHDGYVRNDTLYGAALTNGMVISNVSNKSQPQYLASFQTPGNFAHNCWLSDDGKTIFTTDEISSGYIAAYDISNFSNIGETDRFRVTPNNQTIPHNAHVLNEFVVTSYYTYGLQILDAKDPSWLIEVGQYDSSPLSGDGYDGAWGAYPFLPSGNALITDIQEGLFVVSPSYTAAARLYGSVEDSVSGTLLPNAKVYLKANADSVALNPLDASFKRHHVGSFIDTIEIKMAGYRDLKLPVSYLEGGLDTVVFKMLPIDFSVSEENSSQLVMAPNPAIDAVTIQSEEGLKGAEVSVIDLTGKVVYSKAWNSGSTEMKLNLDLASGVYLIKVSGSKVNWTERLVIR
- a CDS encoding LOG family protein, with translation MTEEEKIKRAFKRKNWNETKTNDSWAIFKIMSEFVNGYEHLSRIGPCVSIFGSARTQSDDPYYKLASDIAERLARKGYGVITGGGPGIMEAGNKGAKAGMGASVGLNIDLPFEQNHNPFIDEDKNLMFDYFFVRKVMFVKYSQGFVVMPGGFGTLDEFFESMTLIQTHKIGKFPVVLVGTEFWGGLIDWIKTTVLTKYHNISENDLDLFKVVDTAEDAVAHIDEFYTKYLLKPNF